The Triticum aestivum cultivar Chinese Spring chromosome 3A, IWGSC CS RefSeq v2.1, whole genome shotgun sequence genome includes a region encoding these proteins:
- the LOC123061660 gene encoding mannan endo-1,4-beta-mannosidase 1, translating into MRLRHGAPVALSVLVLLCVHGGQEAEAAGGGFVRAQGTRFVINGSPYYANGFNAYWLMTMAADPAQRGKVTSALSQAAARGLSVARTWAFSDGGSNALQYAPGSYNENTFKGLDFVLSEARKNGIKVILSLVNNYDTFGGKKQYVEWARGRGQAVGSEDDFFTNSLVKGFYKNHVKTVLTRVNTVTGVAYKNDPTILAWELMNEPRCQSDLSGRTIQSWIREMAAHVKSIDGNHMLEAGLEGFYGASSSRAASVNPAGRQVGTDFIANNQVPGIDFATVHSYPDQWLSSSDDQAQRSFLGRWLDAHIADAQGTLRKPLLIAEFGKSQRDPGFSSAQRDAQFGMVYAKIYESARRGGPTVGGLFWQLMADGMDSYGDGYQVIFAEAPASTTGVITAESRKLKMLGKAFARAERAKRDAGGKVTGGN; encoded by the exons ATGAGGCTTCGTCATGGAGCACCAGTTGCTCTGTCCGTGCTCGTGCTGCTGTGCGTCCATGGAGGACAAGAAGCGGAGGCTGCGGGAGGCGGGTTCGTGAGGGCGCAGGGCACCCGCTTCGTCATCAACGGCAGCCCCTACTACGCCAACGGCTTCAACGCCTACTGGCTCATGACCATGGCCGCCGACCCCGCGCAGAGGGGCAAGGTCACCTCCGCGCTCAGCCAGGCCGCGGCCCGCGGCCTCTCCGTCGCCAGAACCTGGGCCTTCAGCGACGGCGGCAGCAATGCGCTGCAGTACGCCCCCGGCAGCTACAACGAGAACACCTTCAAG GGGTTGGATTTTGTGCTGTCTGAGGCTAGGAAGAATGGGATTAAGGTGATACTGAGCCTTGTGAACAACTACGACACTTTTGGAGGGAAGAAGCAGTATGTAGAGTGGGCAAGAGGGCGGGGGCAGGCCGTCGGATCTGAAGATGACTTCTTCACCAACTCTCTTGTCAAGGGCTTCTACAAGAACCATGTCAAG ACGGTGCTGACGAGGGTGAACACGGTGACCGGGGTGGCGTACAAGAACGACCCGACGATCCTGGCGTGGGAGCTGATGAACGAGCCCCGGTGCCAGTCCGACCTCTCCGGGCGGACCATCCAGTCGTGGATCAGGGAGATGGCGGCGCACGTCAAGTCCATCGACGGCAACCACATGCTGGAGGCCGGCCTGGAGGGCTTCTACGGCGCGTCCTCGTCCCGGGCCGCCTCCGTGAACCCGGCCGGGCGCCAGGTGGGCACCGATTTCATCGCCAACAACCAGGTCCCCGGCATCGACTTCGCCACCGTGCACTCGTACCCGGACCAGTGGCTGTCGAGCTCCGACGACCAGGCGCAGCGGAGCTTCCTGGGCAGGTGGCTGGACGCGCACATCGCGGACGCGCAGGGGACGCTGCGCAAGCCGCTGCTGATCGCCGAGTTCGGCAAGTCGCAGAGGGACCCCGGGTTCAGCAGCGCCCAGCGGGACGCGCAGTTCGGCATGGTCTACGCCAAGATCTACGAGTCAGCGCGGAGGggcggccccacggtgggcgggCTCTTCTGGCAGCTCATGGCCGACGGCATGGACTCCTACGGGGACGGCTACCAGGTCATCTTCGCGGAGGCGCCGGCGTCCACCACCGGCGTCATCACGGCGGAGAGCcgcaagctcaagatgctcggcaAGGCGTTCGCGCGGGCCGAGCGCGCCAAGCGGGACGCGGGCGGGAAGGTCACCGGTGGCAATTAG